A portion of the Paenibacillus sp. PvR098 genome contains these proteins:
- a CDS encoding ABC transporter ATP-binding protein: MEIFLIRELIFILKVSRLSKSFGGVQAVKDVSLEIKEGEIIGLIGPNGAGKTTLFNMISYTTPYNQGEVIFMNRSLSGLSTQEIARSGIVKTFQTPIGFPNLSCLDNLLVVPSHKGERISHSIFQHREVIDRERENYEKAIDLLKKINLYDKRNELAANLSAGELRLLEISRQLMLDPKLLMLDEPASGINPAMLEKLVEHIQILRQQGMTFLIIDHNLGFIMEICDRMYVLAHGEIIASGTPQEVANNPLVKSVYLGEAEHDAS, from the coding sequence ATGGAAATTTTTCTAATAAGGGAGTTGATTTTCATTCTAAAAGTCAGTCGTTTAAGTAAAAGCTTCGGCGGTGTTCAAGCGGTTAAAGATGTTTCGTTAGAGATTAAAGAAGGCGAAATTATTGGTTTAATCGGACCCAATGGAGCGGGAAAAACCACTTTATTTAATATGATTAGTTATACAACCCCTTATAATCAAGGGGAAGTAATATTCATGAACCGTTCTCTTTCGGGGTTATCCACTCAAGAAATTGCTCGATCAGGAATCGTCAAGACATTCCAGACACCGATAGGTTTTCCAAATTTGAGTTGTTTAGATAATTTATTGGTTGTTCCTTCTCACAAAGGAGAGAGAATATCTCATTCCATTTTTCAGCATCGTGAGGTCATAGACAGAGAGAGAGAAAATTATGAAAAAGCTATAGATTTATTAAAGAAAATTAACCTTTATGACAAACGAAATGAACTGGCAGCCAATCTCAGTGCCGGAGAGCTAAGATTACTAGAAATTAGCCGGCAATTAATGTTAGATCCAAAATTATTAATGTTAGATGAGCCTGCTTCAGGAATCAACCCTGCAATGCTGGAGAAATTGGTAGAGCATATTCAAATTCTTCGTCAACAAGGGATGACATTTTTAATTATTGATCATAACTTAGGTTTTATTATGGAAATTTGCGATCGTATGTATGTTTTAGCACATGGTGAAATTATTGCTAGCGGTACCCCGCAGGAAGTAGCTAATAATCCTTTAGTTAAGTCTGTCTATTTAGGGGAGGCTGAACACGATGCTTCTTAA
- a CDS encoding ABC transporter ATP-binding protein has protein sequence MLLNVKGLTSGYGKIHVLHGVDLHVETGEMIGIIGPNGAGKSTLMDTITGLLPTIKGEITFQGEAVSSMDPSKLSKLGLGYVPQRKNVFAELTVEENLLMGAYTLKKPKSAIQETLDLFPDLKNRMGQYAGTLSGGQRQMLALASALIVKPKLLLLDEPTTGLAPQIIAGLVDLIVQIRKSGTTIIWVVEENPLQVLRHVDRVYLMDSGQIRAEYKGKEIMENEDLEGLFLGTHH, from the coding sequence ATGCTTCTTAATGTGAAGGGGTTAACTTCCGGATACGGCAAAATTCATGTTTTACATGGAGTGGATCTTCATGTTGAGACAGGGGAAATGATTGGTATCATTGGACCTAATGGCGCAGGGAAATCAACGCTAATGGATACCATAACGGGGCTTTTACCTACGATAAAGGGTGAAATTACTTTTCAAGGAGAAGCAGTTAGCAGCATGGATCCTAGTAAACTCTCCAAGCTTGGTTTGGGGTATGTTCCACAAAGAAAAAATGTGTTTGCTGAGTTAACAGTTGAAGAGAATCTCCTAATGGGAGCCTATACATTAAAAAAACCAAAAAGTGCTATTCAAGAGACATTGGATCTATTTCCAGACCTTAAAAATCGTATGGGACAATATGCTGGGACACTAAGCGGAGGGCAAAGGCAAATGTTAGCACTCGCTAGCGCACTCATTGTAAAGCCCAAACTGCTGTTACTCGATGAACCTACAACAGGGTTAGCACCACAAATTATTGCTGGATTGGTAGACTTAATTGTTCAGATCAGGAAGAGCGGAACAACCATTATTTGGGTGGTCGAAGAGAATCCGCTTCAGGTTTTACGGCATGTCGATAGAGTTTATTTAATGGATTCCGGTCAGATTAGGGCTGAGTATAAAGGGAAAGAAATTATGGAAAATGAAGATTTAGAAGGCTTATTCTTAGGAACACACCATTAA